The following coding sequences are from one Perognathus longimembris pacificus isolate PPM17 chromosome 13, ASM2315922v1, whole genome shotgun sequence window:
- the Rag2 gene encoding V(D)J recombination-activating protein 2, which yields MSLQMVTVSNNIALIQPGFSLMKFDGQLFFFGQKGWPKRSCPTGVFHFDVKHNCLKLKPTVFSKDSCYLPPLRYPAVCLFRSGLDSERCQYIIHGGKTPNNELSDKFYSMSLVCKNNKKVTFQCTEKDLVGDVPEARYGHSINVVYSRGKSMCVLFGGRSYMPFTQRTTEKWNTVADCLPYVFLVDFEFGCATSYILPELQDGLSFHVSLARNDTVYILGGHSLATNTRPASLYRIKVDLPLGSPAVNCTVLPGGISVSSAILTQTNSDEFIIVGGYQLENQKRMVCNIVSLEDNKIKIHEMETPDWTPDIKHSKIWFGSNMGNGTVFLGIPGDNKQATSEAFYFYMLKCSEDYVNEDQKILTNSQISTEDPGDSTPLEDSEEFCFSEAANNFDGDDEFDTYNEDDEEDESVTGYWITCCSTCDVDINTWVPFYSTELNKPAMIYCSHGDGHWVHAQCMDLAEHTLINLSEGSNKYYCNDHVEIARALQTPKRVLPLKHPPMKSHRKKGSGKILTPAKKSFLRRLFD from the coding sequence ATGTCACTGCAGATGGTAACAGTCAGTAATAACATAGCCTTAATTCAACCAGGCTTCTCACTAATGAAGTTTGATggacaactttttttctttggccaaaaAGGCTGGCCCAAGAGATCCTGCCCCACTGGAGTTTTCCACTTTGATGTAAAACATAACTGTCTCAAACTGAAACCTACTGTTTTCTCCAAAGATTCCTGCTACCTTCCTCCTCTTCGCTACCCAGCTGTCTGCTTATTTAGAAGTGGCTTAGACTCTGAAAGGTGTCAATATATCATCCATGGAGGAAAAACACCAAACAATGAGCTTTCAGATAAGTTTTATAGCATGTCTCTTGTttgcaagaacaacaaaaaagtgactTTCCAATGCACAGAGAAAGACTTAGTAGGAGATGTTCCTGAAGCCAGATATGGCCATTCCATTAATGTGGTGTATAGTCGAGGGAAAAGCATGTGTGTTCTCTTTGGAGGAAGGTCATATATGCCTTTTACTCAAAGAACCACTGAAAAATGGAACACAGTAGCTGATTGTCTGCCTTATGTTTTCTTGGTGGATTTTGAATTTGGATGTGCTACATCATACATTCTTCCTGAACTTCAGGATGGACTATCTTTTCATGTCTCTCTTGCCAGAAATGATACTGTTTACATTTTAGGAGGACATTCCCTTGCCACTAATACTCGTCCTGCCAGCTTATACAGAATCAAAGTTGACCTCCCTTTGGGTAGCCCAGCTGTGAATTGCACAGTCTTGCCAGGAGGAATCTCTGTCTCCAGTGCAATACTAACTCAAACAAACAGTGATGAATTTATTATTGTTGGTGGCTATCAGCTTGAAAATCAAAAAAGAATGGTCTGCAACATTGTCTCTTTAGAGGACAACAAGATCAAAATTCATGAGATGGAGACTCCCGATTGGACGCCAGATATTAAGCATAGCAAGATATGGTTTGGAAGTAACATGGGAAATGGAACTGTTTTCCTTGGCATCCCAGGAGATAATAAACAGGCTACTTCAGAAGCATTCTACTTCTATATGTTGAAGTGCTCTGAAGATTATGTAAATGAAGATCAGAAAATACTCACAAACAGTCAGATATCAACAGAAGACCCAGGAGACTCTACTCCCCTTGAGGATTCAGAAGAATTTTGTTTCAGTGAAGCAGCAAATAATTTTGATGGTGATGATGAATTTGACACCTACAATGAAGATGATGAGGAAGATGAATCTGTGACAGGCTACTGGATAACATGCTGTTCTACTTGTGATGTGGATATCAACACATGGGTACCATTCTATTCAACTGAGCTGAACAAGCCTGCCATGATCTATTGTTCTCATGGAGATGGACACTGGGTCCATGCCCAGTGCATGGACCTGGCAGAACACACACTCATAAACTTGTCAGAAGGAAGTAACAAGTATTACTGTAATGATCATGTGGAGATAGCAAGGGCATTACAAACTCCCAAACGAGTCCTCCCCTTGAAACATCCTCCAATGAAATCTCACCGAAAGAAAGGGTCTGGGAAAATCTTGACACCTGCCAAGAAATCCTTTCTTAGGAGGTTGTTTGATTAG